Proteins from a single region of Ziziphus jujuba cultivar Dongzao chromosome 1, ASM3175591v1:
- the LOC125419234 gene encoding probable CCR4-associated factor 1 homolog 7, translating to MLILPKSDSIHIREVWEDNLESEFALIRNIVDDYPYVAMDTEFPGVVLRSVGDFKNTYEFNYQTLKANVDLLKLIQLGLTFSDEKGRLPTCDTEKYCVWQFNFREFNPSDDVYANDSIELLSQSGIDFKKNNEKGVDAYRFSALLMSSGVVLNDAVHWVTFHSGYDFGYLLKLLTCKNLPDTQAGFFDLINMYFPTLYDIKHLMKFCNSLHGGLNKLAELLDVERIGICHQAGSDSLLTCCTFMKLKEHFFSGSLEKYSGVLYGLGVEDG from the coding sequence atgttgattcTGCCTAAAAGCGATTCGATCCACATCAGGGAAGTTTGGGAAGATAATTTAGAGAGTGAGTTTGCATTGATTCGCAATATTGTAGATGATTACCCTTATGTAGCTATGGATACTGAGTTTCCGGGTGTGGTTTTGAGGTCCGTAGGGGATTTCAAGAACACTTATGAGTTTAATTATCAAACCCTTAAGGCTAATGTAGACCTCTTGAAGTTAATTCAGTTGGGTCTTACCTTTTCTGATGAGAAAGGGAGGCTTCCCACTTGTGACACTGAAAAGTACTGTGTGTGGCAATTCAATTTTCGCGAGTTCAATCCCAGCGACGATGTGTATGCCAATGACTCCATCGAACTTTTATCCCAAAGTGGCATTGATTTCAAGAAGAACAATGAGAAGGGTGTAGATGCCTATAGGTTCAGTGCGCTTTTGATGTCGTCCGGGGTCGTGTTGAATGATGCTGTTCATTGGGTGACATTCCACAGCGGGTATGATTTTGGGTACTTGCTCAAGCTGCTTACTTGCAAAAATCTTCCAGATACGCAGGCGGGTTTCTTTGACCTGATCAATATGTACTTCCCTACACTTTATGATATCAAACATCTGATGAAGTTCTGCAACAGTCTTCATGGTGGGTTGAACAAGCTTGCTGAGCTGTTGGATGTGGAGAGAATTGGTATTTGCCACCAAGCTGGTTCGGATAGTTTACTCACTTGTTGTACTTTCATGAAACTGAAAGAGCATTTCTTTAGTGGCTCACTTGAGAAATATTCTGGTGTATTGTATGGTCTTGGTGTCGAGGATGGATAG
- the LOC107426707 gene encoding uncharacterized protein LOC107426707, producing the protein MYRNPFDRFQIFVQSLDLEISTRTLSLTPTESQTIRDLKLSLFPNHLPSRSPSSLYFTLNGKPLDDSSRILGSQIAPLSTLILRTRARGGGGDGGATGAESRDCYLNMYAEKKPDKVDPNEQRLSKWQNCALSSEPLKEPCVVDFLGNVFNKVSLVEALLGKKMPKEFGHIKGLKDMINIQLSAIPGIDRDGDGFSAGARFQCPITGLEFNGKYKFFALRTCGHVLSAKALREVKSSSCLVCHKEFTETDKIVINGSDEEVKVLRDMMEAEKAKLREKKSKKVRNGGEVEVVNGDKGVAVDSSRLSGKKHGIDNKAGEKAVAKVEGNGKVANGANSLKGAANGNGAVKRFKAADIAPPNANKEVYASIFTSSKKSDFKETFSCRSLPLGRN; encoded by the coding sequence atgtatcgcAACCCTTTTGATCGATTCCAGATCTTCGTCCAATCTCTGGACCTCGAAATTTCAACCCGAACCCTAAGCTTGACCCCAACAGAATCCCAAACAATCCGCGACCTCAAGCTCTCTCTTTTCCCAAATCATCTACCTTCCCGATCACCATCTTCCCTCTATTTCACTCTCAACGGTAAGCCACTCGACGACTCTTCTCGGATTCTGGGTTCCCAAATCGCTCCTCTATCCACTCTTATCTTGCGTACCAGAGCTCGCGGAGGTGGCGGCGATGGCGGCGCCACTGGTGCCGAGTCCCGTGACTGCTACCTCAACATGTACGCCGAGAAGAAGCCCGATAAAGTCGACCCAAACGAGCAGAGGCTTTCCAAATGGCAAAATTGCGCTCTTTCGAGCGAACCCTTGAAAGAGCCCTGCGTGGTGGATTTTCTCGGCAACGTGTTCAATAAGGTGTCGCTCGTGGAGGCCTTGTTGGGGAAGAAGATGCCCAAGGAGTTTGGGCATATAAAGGGTTTGAAGGACATGATCAATATTCAGCTTTCTGCGATTCCGGGTATCGATCGCGACGGCGATGGTTTCAGTGCTGGGGCGAGGTTTCAGTGTCCCATTACAGGTCTGGAATTCAATGGGAAGTACAAGTTTTTCGCGCTGAGAACATGTGGGCATGTACTTAGCGCAAAGGCTTTGAGGGAAGTGAAATCTTCAAGTTGCCTTGTTTGCCATAAGGAATTTACAGAGACTGATAAGATTGTGATCAATGGGAGTGACGAAGAGGTCAAGGTTTTGAGGGATATGATGGAGGCTGAGAAGGCGAAATTGAGGGAGAAGAAGTCGAAGAAGGTGAGGAATGGTGGGGAAGTTGAGGTGGTGAATGGGGATAAGGGTGTGGCTGTTGATTCCTCGAGGTTGAGTGGTAAAAAGCATGGTATTGACAACAAGGCTGGCGAGAAGGCTGTGGCTAAGGTAGAAGGGAATGGAAAGGTTGCTAATGGTGCAAATTCTTTGAAAGGTGCAGCTAATGGTAATGGTGCTGTGAAGCGGTTCAAAGCAGCAGATATAGCACCTCCAAATGCTAACAAGGAAGTGTATGCATCCATATTTACTTCGTCAAAGAAATCTGATTTTAAGGAAACATTTTCTTGTCGATCTCTCCCTCTCGGTAGAAACTGA